Within Schumannella luteola, the genomic segment TGCCGAACGTCTACGAGCAGTTCCTGTTCAGCGCGCACATGACCGTGCACATGGTGCTGTCGATGATGATCCCGGTGTTCCTGGTGCTGTCGGCGCCGGTGACGCTCGCGATGCGCGCGATCCACAAGCGCAGTGACGGCAGCCGGGGGCCGCGCGAGTGGATCCTGTGGGCGGTGCACTCGAAGTACGCGACGTTCCTGTCGCATCCGATCATCGCCAGCGTGCTGTTCGCGGGCTCGCTCTGGGTCTTCTACTACTCGCCGCTGTTCCGCTGGGCGACCACCGACCACCTCGGTCACATGTGGATGACCGTGCACTTCCTCATCGTCGGCTACCTGTTCGTGCAGATGCTCGTCGGCATCGACCCGCTGCCGTACCGGCCGCCGTATCCGCTGCGCCTGCTGCTGCTGCTCGCGACGATGGCGATGCACGCCTTCTTCGGGCTGTCGATCATCGAGAGCTCAGGCCTGTTCCTCGCCGACTGGTACGGCGCGATGGGACGCACCTGGGGCGATCCGCCGCTCGTCGATCAGCAGGCGGCCGGCGGCATCGCCTGGAGCGTCGGCGAGCTGCCGACCGTCTCGCTCGCGATCCTCGTGGCGCTCATGTGGTCGCGCAGCGACGCCCGCGAGGCGAAGCGCCGCGACCGCAAGGCCGACCGCGACGGCGAGGCCGACCTCGAGCAGTACAACCGGATGCTCGCGGAGCGCGGCGCGCGCGACTGAGCGCGTCGACGGTGTCGGCCCTCAGCCGGATCGGCGCGGCTCAGCGGGCGACGCGGCGGCGCGGCTCAGCGGGTGACGCGGGCGAGGGAGGCGACGCCCGCCGGGATGTCGGCGGCGGGGATGCGGCCGAAGCCCAGCAGCAGACCGTTCGCGGTCGGAGCGCCGGCGTAGAACGGGTCGAGGGCGGTGACGCGGATGCCCGCGGCCGCCGCGAGCTCGGCCAGGCGCGGTGCTGAGCGCGGCGAGGCGGCATCCAGGTACGCGGTGAGGTGCAGACCTGCGTGGCTCGGGATGACGTGCAGAGCGTTGGGCATCCGCTCGACCAGCTCGGCGGTCAGCACGCGGTGCCGTTCGGCGTAGATCCGCCGCGAGCGTCGAGTCCGCGCGGCGAAGACGCCCGTGTCGAGCAGCTCGGCGAGAGCCGCCTGCGGAACCGGATCCGCGCTCATCCGCTCGGTGCGCTGCAGGAAGCGCAGGGCGTCGCGGAGGCCGGGCGGGGCGACGACGAAGCCGAGCCGCAGCCCCGGCGCGAGCGACTTCGAGAAGGTCGCGAGGTGGATGACGCGGCCGGCGCGGTCGAGGCTGTGCAGCGAGTCGAGTGGCCGGGTGCCGTACCGGAACTCGCTGTCGTAGTCGTCCTCCACGACCGCCGCGCCGTGCCGTTCGGCCCAGTCGAGCAGGGCCAGTCGGCGCGGGGTCGACATCGGCATGCCGAGCGGGAACTGGTGCGAGGGCGTCGCGTAGACCAGCCGTGCGCGGGGCGGCAGCAGGTCGACGCGCAGGCCCTCGGCATCCACCGGCACGTGCTCGACGCGCACGCCGAGGCTGGCGAAGATCGCGCGCACCGGCGGGTAGCCCGGCTCTTCGACGGCGACGGCGTCGCCCGGGCGCAGCAGGGCGCGCGCGACGAGGCCCAGGCCGTGCTGCGCGCCGAGCGTGACGTGCACGTCGTCGGGGTCTGCGGCGACCGCGCGCGAGAGGCGCACATGCCGGGCGATCGCGGCGCGCAGCTCGGGCAGGCCGGTCGGGTCGCCGTAGCCGCCGGGATACGGCGAGGTCGGGCGCAGGTGATGGGTGACGAGGCGGCGCCAGTCGGCGTGCGGGAAGAGCGTCGGGTCGGGGCTGCCGCCGGCGAAATCCCAGCGGATGCGCTCGGGCGCCGGGTCGGGAGCGAGTCCGTCGTCGGCCGCGGCGAGCTCGGCGATGAGCGGGACGGGGTGCAGCGCAGGAGGAGCGGATGCAGCTCCGGCGCCGCGGTGGGGACGAGCGGCACTGCGCGGGCTGACCGGACTGCGTGGGCGCCGCGGCGCATCCCTGTGCTCCGATGCGGAGGCTCCGGCGGCTCCCGCTCCCCCGCGCAGATCGGCGACGAAGGTGCCCGCGCCCACGCGCGCCTCGATCAGCCCTTCGGCGAGCAGCCGATCGTAGGCGGCGCTGACCGTGGTGCGGGCGACGCTCAGCTCGGCGGCCAGCTCACGCGTCGCCGGCAGCCGCGCGCCCGGTGCGAGCACGCCGTCGACGATCGCGGCGGCCAGCTGGCGATGGATCGCGGTGGTGCGCTCGCCGCGGGGCGGGAGCGAGATGTGCACATCCACGCGCTCACCCTAGGCGGAGCGAATGGACTGGTCGAATGGTCGCGGATCGGACCTGTGACCCGTCCACCGCGAGGAGCAGAGTGAAGCCATGTCACGCATCCAGATCAACAAGACCAGCGGCACCGGCTACAGCAAGGTGATCGCGCTCGACGGCTACGTCAGCGAGTCGCTCGACCCCGCGCTGAAGGACCTGATCTTCCTGCGGGTGTCGCAGCTCAACGGCTGCAACTACTGCGTCGACGCGCACGCCGTCGATCTGCTCGGCGACGGGGTTCCGCAGCGCAAGGTGCTCGCCGTCGCCGCCTGGCACCACTCCGAGTTCTTCACCCCGCGCGAGCGTGTCGCCCTCGAGTTCGCCGAGGCGCTGACCCGCCTGACGAGCGCCGGCGTGCCCGACGAACTGTGGGCGCGCGCCGGCGACACCTTCGGCGAGAAGGAGCTCGGCGACCTCGTGCTGGCCGTCGGCCTGATCAACCTGTGGAACCGCATCGGCGTCGCCGCCCTGCTGCAGCCCGAGGCGCCGCTCGAGGCGTCGCCCGAGCGCTGAGCGTCAGGGGTCGCCCGAGGGCTGAGCGTCAGCGGCCGCCCGCAGCGTCAGCCGTCGTCGCCGAGGTCGATCGGGGTGATCGTGATCGTGTCGCCCTTCACGGTCACGTCGTAGGCGACGCGGAACTCGACGTCCTCGTCGTAGGGCGAGACCGTGCCGTCGGCGAGCGCCTGCACATCCATCGTCAGGTTCGCGGTGCCGGTCGTCGGCGACACCTGCCACTTGCCGGCGCCATCGCCGGCGCCGATCCGGATGACCGGGTATGTCGAGATCGTCCAGGTCGGCGGCGAGCTGACGCGGTCGTCGATGACCTGGCCGAAGGGGCATCCGGTGGGCTGCAGCACCTTCTGCGTCGCGCAGGAGTCGAGGAAGCCGTCGACCTCCTTCTGCAGCCGCTGCTGGAATCCGGTCGTCGGCTTCACCTCGAGCTCGACCGCGTCGGCGTCGCCGGTCGTGTCGGCCACGAGCGTCTGCGCCGGGGCCGAGAGCAGACGGGTGCGCGCATCCACGTCGTAGGCGCCCGGCACGAACAGGGCGAAGGTGTCGGCATCGCCCGCGGTGCCCGTCGACGCGGGCACGTCGTTGACGCGGAAGCGGCTGTCGCCCGCGACCGTGACGGGCACGAGCGCGACGGGCGGCGTCGCGAAGCGCCAGGCCGGGAAGAGCCCGAGACGCGAGCCGTCGCGCTCGACCTCGAAGCTGCTCTCGCCCTGCTGCCCGCCGGCATGCCAGCGCACGGTGACGGTGTGGATGCCGGCCGACTCGGTGTCGGAGACCTGGCTGATGTCGGAGAGGCGCGCGCCGGTACGCAGCACCGCGTCGGTCAGCAGGGCGTCGTCGGCACCGCCGTCGTTCACTCCCGGGATGCCGAGCGCGCTCTTCGCGTCACCGCGGGCGAGCGTGTCGAGGTAGTCGCGCACGAAGGCGCCGGCCCCGAACACGGTCGCGTTGGCGGTCGCGACGCCGCCGATGCTCGCGATGAGCACCAGGCCCACGGCCACGAGCCAGGAGACGACGGTGCGACGCATGCTCGACATCCTACGAAGAGGAGGCGGCGGGCGGATGAGCGGGAGCCGATCTGTGGACGGCGGGTGCCTGTGGAGGAGAGCACGGGCGCTGTCCCCGGCTCCGCGGATGAGCGGCATCCGAATCGCCGAGCGCGGCGCGGTCGGCGCGCATCCGCTCACCCGCCAGAATGGAGCCAGCACCGACCGGGCATCGCACGGCGGTTCGCACGGCGGTCGTCCCCCGCCGCGCCGAACGGAGTCCCATGCCCGCCCTGGCCGATGTGCGCCTGAGCGCCGAAGCGCAGACC encodes:
- a CDS encoding PLP-dependent aminotransferase family protein — encoded protein: MDVHISLPPRGERTTAIHRQLAAAIVDGVLAPGARLPATRELAAELSVARTTVSAAYDRLLAEGLIEARVGAGTFVADLRGGAGAAGASASEHRDAPRRPRSPVSPRSAARPHRGAGAASAPPALHPVPLIAELAAADDGLAPDPAPERIRWDFAGGSPDPTLFPHADWRRLVTHHLRPTSPYPGGYGDPTGLPELRAAIARHVRLSRAVAADPDDVHVTLGAQHGLGLVARALLRPGDAVAVEEPGYPPVRAIFASLGVRVEHVPVDAEGLRVDLLPPRARLVYATPSHQFPLGMPMSTPRRLALLDWAERHGAAVVEDDYDSEFRYGTRPLDSLHSLDRAGRVIHLATFSKSLAPGLRLGFVVAPPGLRDALRFLQRTERMSADPVPQAALAELLDTGVFAARTRRSRRIYAERHRVLTAELVERMPNALHVIPSHAGLHLTAYLDAASPRSAPRLAELAAAAGIRVTALDPFYAGAPTANGLLLGFGRIPAADIPAGVASLARVTR
- a CDS encoding carboxymuconolactone decarboxylase family protein codes for the protein MSRIQINKTSGTGYSKVIALDGYVSESLDPALKDLIFLRVSQLNGCNYCVDAHAVDLLGDGVPQRKVLAVAAWHHSEFFTPRERVALEFAEALTRLTSAGVPDELWARAGDTFGEKELGDLVLAVGLINLWNRIGVAALLQPEAPLEASPER